One Festucalex cinctus isolate MCC-2025b chromosome 1, RoL_Fcin_1.0, whole genome shotgun sequence genomic region harbors:
- the bag1 gene encoding BAG family molecular chaperone regulator 1 isoform X1: MSAQTITVIVAYGSTKHSIAVTSQEDDKSPTVKDLSDCLTQVTGVPSASQKLIFKGKSLKDMEQTLSSYGIKDGCKLMMIGKRVRPFNVPYVYVNVCQGELCQQNSPEEEAELRKLKDIEKSVEQTAKKLEKVDGELTGLKNGFLAKDLQADALGKLDHRVKVAAEQFMRLLEQIDALNVPENFNDCRQKKKGLVKTVQDFLAQCDKMEACISDHLTKIQSKNLALAD, encoded by the exons ATGTCGGCGCAAACTATCACCGTGATAGTCGCTTACG GTTCTACGAAGCACAGCATCGCGGTGACCAGTCAGGAGGATGACAAGAGTCCCACTGTCAAAGACCTGTCAGATTGCCTCACTCAGGTTACCGGAGTCCCTTCGGCCTCGCAGAAGCTCATCTTCAAGG GGAAGTCGCTGAAGGACATGGAGCAAACATTGTCCAGCTACGGGATCAAGGACGGATGCAAGCTCATGATGATTGGAAAGAGGGTGAGGCCTTTCAACGTCCCTTACGTGTATGTAAATGTGTGTCAAGGCGAACTCTGCCAACAGAATAGTCCTGAAGAGGAGGCTGAGCTGAGGAAGCTGAAAGACATTGAAAAATCGGTGGAGCAGACGGCAAAGAAGCTGGAGAAGGTCGACGGGGAGTTGACTGGACTCAAGAAC GGCTTCCTGGCCAAAGATCTTCAGGCCGACGCTCTGGGCAAACTGGACCACAGAGTGAAAGTTGCAGCCGAGCAGTTCATGAGGCTCCTGGAACAAATCGATGCTTTG AACGTCCCGGAGAACTTCAACGACTGCCGGCAGAAGAAAAAGGGTCTCGTGAAGACGGTGCAG GACTTCTTGGCCCAGTGCGACAAGATGGAGGCTTGCATATCAGACCACCTGACAAAGATCCAGTCTAAAAATCTGGCCCTGGCAGATTGA
- the bag1 gene encoding BAG family molecular chaperone regulator 1 isoform X2 gives MSAQTITVIVAYGSTKHSIAVTSQEDDKSPTVKDLSDCLTQVTGVPSASQKLIFKGKSLKDMEQTLSSYGIKDGCKLMMIGKRNSPEEEAELRKLKDIEKSVEQTAKKLEKVDGELTGLKNGFLAKDLQADALGKLDHRVKVAAEQFMRLLEQIDALNVPENFNDCRQKKKGLVKTVQDFLAQCDKMEACISDHLTKIQSKNLALAD, from the exons ATGTCGGCGCAAACTATCACCGTGATAGTCGCTTACG GTTCTACGAAGCACAGCATCGCGGTGACCAGTCAGGAGGATGACAAGAGTCCCACTGTCAAAGACCTGTCAGATTGCCTCACTCAGGTTACCGGAGTCCCTTCGGCCTCGCAGAAGCTCATCTTCAAGG GGAAGTCGCTGAAGGACATGGAGCAAACATTGTCCAGCTACGGGATCAAGGACGGATGCAAGCTCATGATGATTGGAAAGAGG AATAGTCCTGAAGAGGAGGCTGAGCTGAGGAAGCTGAAAGACATTGAAAAATCGGTGGAGCAGACGGCAAAGAAGCTGGAGAAGGTCGACGGGGAGTTGACTGGACTCAAGAAC GGCTTCCTGGCCAAAGATCTTCAGGCCGACGCTCTGGGCAAACTGGACCACAGAGTGAAAGTTGCAGCCGAGCAGTTCATGAGGCTCCTGGAACAAATCGATGCTTTG AACGTCCCGGAGAACTTCAACGACTGCCGGCAGAAGAAAAAGGGTCTCGTGAAGACGGTGCAG GACTTCTTGGCCCAGTGCGACAAGATGGAGGCTTGCATATCAGACCACCTGACAAAGATCCAGTCTAAAAATCTGGCCCTGGCAGATTGA